The following nucleotide sequence is from Rhodospirillales bacterium.
TAAGACCATAGAGCTTGAGGCCGTCTATTTCACTGAGCCGTTCATGGCCGTAATCGCGCAGCGCCGCTTCATGCATGATAATATGTTCGTACCCTACTCTTTGCACGTAATCGATGGCCGCGCCAAGACCGATGACCTCGACAATGGCGGGTGTACCGGCTTCAAAGCGATATGGCGGTTCCTTGAAGGTTGTGCCGTCAAAGCTGACACGTTCGATCATATCACCGCCGCCCTGATATGGCGGCACAGTTTCGAGCACATCATAGCGCCCGTACAGGACGCCAACGCCGGTAGGGCCGTAGAGCTTATGCCCGGTGAAGACATAGAAGTCCGCACCGAGAGTTTTGACATCAATTTTCTGGTGGACGATACCTTGGGAGCCATCAATCAAGACTTTAATTTCTGGATTAAACTTCTTCGATAACGTTATGATTTTATTTATAGGATTTATAATACCAAAAGCGTTGGAAATCTGAACGATGGAGACGAGCCGCGTCTTTTCGCTCAAGAGCGTTTCAAATGCATCAAGGTCAAGCGCGCCATCGTCACGAACGGGAATAACTTTAATCGTGAAGCCAATTTCTTTTTGCAGGAGTTGCCAGGGCACAATATTGGCGTGATGCTCCATCTCGGTGAGAATAATCTCATCACCCTGTTTCATGTGCGTACGCCCCCATGTTTGAGCAACAAGATTGATGCTTTCGGTCGCATTGCGGGTAAAAACAATCTCTTTTTCGGATTTAGCGCCAATAAAGCGGGCGATTTTTGCGCGTACGGCCTCAAAATCGGCAGTTAAATCCTGAGAAATGCGATAAAGGCCGCGATGAATGTTTGAGTAGCCGGTTTCAAGCACCTTATTCATCGCATTGATAACGCTTTGCGGTTTTTGAGCGCTGGCCGCGGTATCGAGGAACGCCAAGGGCTTGCCGTTCATTTGCGTGGCCAAAACAGGAAAGTCATCGCGGTAATTACGAGACACGTTCATATTTTTAGCGCTGTGTGCAGCCATGTTTGCGTTACTTCCAAAATTTCGCTGCGGATTTTCTTATCCACAATTTTATCCACAACCTCATCCACAAAGGCTTGAATGATTAAAAACCGCCCCTGAGCTTCGTTTAAGCCCCGTTGACGCAGATAAAAGAGCGGTTCTTCATCGAGTTGTCCTGTGGTGGCACCATGTGAACATTTTACATCGTCGGCATAAATTTCAAGCTCCGGTTTGGTATCCATTTCAGCCTCGGGTGAGAGCAGAAGCGCGTTGGAGAGCTGGTAACCATCGGTTTTCTGAGCGATTTGGTGTACGTGTACCTTGCCCTGAAACACGCCATGGGCTTTATCATCGAGCAAAGAGCGGTAAAACTGGTTGGAGCGTCCATTGGGGGCTTGATGCTCGATCAGAATGGTGGTGTCGCCGTGCTGCTCACCGTTCAGCAGGTTTACGCCGTTGAAGGACACTTCGGCATTCTCTCCTTCAATAATGGCGTGGATTTCATGACGAGAGAGTTTGGCACCGCTATTCAGGGCAAAGCCGTTATAGACCGCGTCACGGGCGGCTTTGAGGCTGACCATATTGGTATTGACCGCCTTGGGAGCGTCGTTTTGGATGCGAATGTGATGAAGAATAGCGCCCTGCCCTAGCTCAATTTCTGTGACCATGTTTTTCCAATAGGCGCCTTCGCCATTGTGCCGTTCAATCATGGTCGCCTGCGCACCGTCTTCGAGCACAATCTTCAAGCGTGGTTGTGTGTGCTGGTTTTCGAAAGCTGTGAACAGAATGTCCTCAGGCTGTTCACAGATCTGTCCACGGTTTTTGTGGATAACTATGTTCTGCGGTTTATCGGCCAGCACGAGATTAGCCGGAAGCGTACGGCCCAGATTGGTGTACTTCCACGTTTCGTCTTTAGGAGTTGGCAGATTTTTTAATTCTAAAAAATTCATCGTTTCTTCTATTCAATGAAAAATGACAACGTCACGATTATAGGGAGAACATTTGCTGGTACTAATAAAAAGGGCAACATTTTCCTGGAGGGGTCACTCCACATTTTTTTCAAACAGAATAAATCTGCGGCTGCTAATAATAAACATATGAGCCAGATAAAGAATACGGCTCCTATATCCACTTCCACTGTCGCCATCAATGCTAAAAACATTACGATCGCAATGATGATTACATTGAGAAAAACCAGCAGGCTTACGCAAATTTTAAAAGCCTTTAACATCACGCTGCCTCATCAAGGAATTCAGCGTAGCCCTTGTCTTCAAGCTCTTTGGCCAATTCTGGTCCGCCGGTTTTAACGATCTTGCCTTTGGCCAACACATGTACGACGTCGGGCTGGATATAATCCAGCAGGCGTTGGTAGTGGGTGATAACCAGAAAACCGCGGTCTGGGCTGCGCATGGCATTCACACCATCGGCGACAACCTTGAGCGCATCAATATCGAGGCCGCTGTCGGTTTCATCGAGAACGCAAAATTTTGGCTCTAGCATCGCCATTTGCAGGACTTCGTTGCGCTTTTTCTCACCGCCGGAAAAGCCTACATTGACAGCGCGTTTCATCATATCATCAGAAATGCCGAGCCTGGCGCAGGTCGATTTGATGCGTTTCAGCATGGCGAGTGCGTCCAATTCATCCTCGCCGCGTTGTTTACGGATGGAATTGATTGCAGTTTTGAGAAAGGAGCTCATATTTACGCCGGGAATTTCAACCGGATATTGGAAAGCAAGGAACAGACCGGCGGCGGCGCGTTCTTCCGGCTTCAGATCCAGAAGGTCCGTTCCGCCCAACTCGACCGTACCACCTGTAACGTCATAATCCTCGCGCCCGGCCAGTACGTATGAGAGCGTGGACTTGCCAGAGCCGTTGGGGCCCATAATCGCGTGAACCTGCCCGGCCTGGACATCGAGCGAAATCCCTTTCAGGATATCGACTGTGCCATCGTCGGTTTCGATAGATGCATGAAGATCTTTGATATGCAGCATTACTTTTCCTTAAGGTTATAACAATAGCAGCGCCAGCCCGAGCACGACGCCGGAGATGCCGTCAAGCCATATCCATTTGCGGACGAATTCTTTTTGCACAAAGGCCTGAATTAAACTGGGACGCATTAACAAAACAAGAGATTTGAGGAACGCCAGATAGCCGATAACCATTAATATGGTTGAAGCCAGTGTTTCCCAATTATTGTAAAAGGCGATAATCGAGAGCGAAATCGGCAAGATCAAAATGCCAGCAACAAGGCTTAAGGCGTCATTGTCGATGAAAAGTGCTGTAAATTCCTCCCAGGGCTTACGCGCAAAGAAACATGAGAACCCTAAAACCAGGTAGAACCCACCGAAAAACAGCAGGAACGGGTCACCGGTGTTAATATAATCTGCAATCATCATTTTTATGCTCCTTATTCAAAAATATGTGCCTTTCAGTGTACACTTATCCAACGCTTCCTTCCAGAGAGATGCCAACGAGTTTTTGCGCCTCGACAGCGAATTCCATGGGCAAGTGCTGCATAACTTCGCGGGCAAAGCCGTTGACGATGAGAGCCAGCGCTTCTTCTTCACTTATTCCGCGCTGCATACAATAAAAGAGCTGATCTTCGGAGATTTTTGAGGTTGTGGCCTCATGCTCTAAATTCGCAGATTTATTGCGGCTTTCGATATAGGGGACCGTATGCGCGCCGCATTGATCGCCAATCAGAAGGCTGTCGCATTGGGTAAAGTTACGCGCACCTTCGGCTTTGGACAAAATCTTAACAAGCCCCCTGTACGTGCTGTTGGAATGGCCGGCGCTGATCCCTTTTGAGACGATGCGACTTTTCGTGTTTTTACCGATATGGATCATTTTAGTGCCGGTGTCGGCTTGCTGGCGGCCATTGGTGATGGCCACGGAATAAAATTCGCCTTGGGAATTATCGCCTTTGAGAATACAGGATGGATATTTCCAGGTAATCGCTGATCCGGTTTCAACCTGTGTCCAGCTTACCTTCGAATTGCGCCCTTCACATAAAGCGCGTTTGGTTACGAAATTGTAGACGCCACCCTGCCCTGTTTTAAAATCACCGGGATACCAGTTTTGTACGGTGGAGTATTTGATTTCGGCATCATCGTGAGCAACCAGCTCGACCACAGCGGCGTGGAGTTGATTCTCGTCACGCATGGGCGCGGTGCACCCTTCCAAATAGGATACGTACGATCCTTTATCCGCGATAATCAGCGTACGTTCAAACTGGCCCGTATTGAGTTCGTTAATGCGGAAATAGGTGGACAGTTCCATCGGGCAGCGTACGCCCGGTGGAATATAGACGAAGGAGCCGTCGGTAAAGACTGCACTGTTGAGGCAGGCATGTTTATTGTCACCGGGCGGAACAACCGAGCCGATATATTTTTTTACGAGTTCAGGGTGTTCCTTGATGGCTTCAGAAATAGAGCAAAAAATGACCCCTGATTCTTTGAGCTTTTCCTTAAAAGTTGTCGCGACGGATACAGAGTCGAACACCACATCAACGGCGACGGGCGTACGATCCTGCACTCCGGCAAGGATTTCCTGCTCCCGCAGGGGAATGCCAAGTTTTTCGTAAGTTTCAAGCAGTTTGGGATCAACGTCATCCAGGCTTTTTGGCCCATCACCTGTGCTTTTGGGCGCGGCGTAGTAATAAGCGTCTTGATAGTCGATGGGTGAAAATTCAACCTTGGCCCACTCCGGCTCAGGCATTTCCAACCACCGGCAATAGGCTTTGAGACGCCACTCCAACATCCATTCAGGCTCGCCCTTTTTTGTTGAAATAAAACGTACAATGTCTTCAGACAGGCCTTTGGGCGCTTTATCCGTTTCAATATCGGTAACAAAACCGGCCTCGTAGCGCCCGGCCATATCCGCGACGGTGGCGATTGTTTTTTCAGAGATGCTCATGGGCACTTATACCTTTTTTCCATTTGAGAACACCCTTTTGGCCGGGCCATCATATCGGCCAATGTTACAGATTCAAGTGCTTTACGCAGCGTACTATGTACATCGTCCCAGCGGCCTTTGACGCTACAATGCTTCTGATAGTTACAAATATCAGTGCTGCCCTCGACGCAGGCGGTGAGTGAAACAGGCCCTTCAATGGCCGCAACGATTTGTGCGACGTCAATTTGCGCAGGCGGCTTTTTGAGTTGATAGCCGCCATTAACACCGCGAATTGATTGCACCAATCCCGCTTTGGCCAGAAGTTTAAGCACTTTTGCGACTGTAGGTTCGGGCAAACGGGTTTGCCCTGCCACCACCACAGCGCTGACTGGCGTTTTTTGCTGTGCGAGTTCTGCAAGAGTGACTACAGCATAATCTGCAAGACGCGATATTTTAATCATTACCCTTAATCCGGACTAGAAATGTACGATTTAAATGTCATGGCTGGCTGCGGATTTCAAGGGAAAAACTGTGAAAAATTTGGATAAATTTACAAAAATAACTCTTTGAATGAACCTCCACGGGCCAAGGCCCGTGGTATCACTCTAATTCAAGCTGCGCTTGTCCGGACTCGTTGGTCCGGAGGGTACAGATATTCATTATCATGTGGCTCATGGCATTGTACTGACGTACAATAAAAAACTACTTCGTGAGTTTGAGAAAAATAACTGGGGGCCTGGAATTTCCAGGAAGGGTGTAAAAACCTGGACCGACGATTATTCAAATATTGTCAGCGTGATCGGTAACAAAACTGTAGCTATACGCCTTAAGCTCAGTAATCCTGAGCTTTATGAGGACAAAGCCGCTATTTCGTCGCCTTAAACTCGATGTCGGGGTTTTTCTCCTGCGCATCGCCAAGGTGCCAGGTGTTGCGGGCGAGAAAAACTGGATCACCATCATGGTCATTGGCAATCGCGCTTTGATTGGAATCAACGAATTTTTTTAGTTTTTGCGGATCTGCAGATGAAAGCCAACGGGCGGTGTAAAGCTCTGTTTGTTCAAATTTTACAGGAATTTCATATTCTGTGCGGATACGGTCGCGCAGCACTTCAAATTGCAGGGCGCCGACCACACCAACGACCCAATCTGACCCTATTGCAGGCTTGAACACCCTTGCTGCGCCTTCTTCGGCCAGTTGCTCCAAGGCTTTACCAAGATGTTTGGCTTTGAGCGGGTCTTCCGGGCGGGCTTTTTGCATCAGTTCAGGTGCGAAACTCGGAATGTCTGTAAAAACCAGATCTTCGCCTTCGGTTAGCGCATCACCAATGCGCAAGCCGCCATAGTTGGGCAGACCTATAATATCGCCGGGAAAGGCTTCTTCGGCCATTTCACGGTCCTGAGCGAAGAAAAGCTGGGGCGAATGGATGACTTGCGTTTTGCCGGAACGCACATGTTTGAGCTTCATACCACGTTTAAACTTGCCAGAGCATATGCGAGCAAAGGCCATGCGGTCGCGGTGTTTGGGGTCCATATTGGCTTGAATTTTAAAAACAAAAGCGGAGACTTTTTTCTCATGCGGAAAGACTATGCGATCGCGGGTTTTTTGCTCATGCGGGCATGGAGCAAAAACGCCGATACCGTTCAGAAGTTCGCGGACCCCGAAGTTATTGACGGCAGAGCCGAAGAAGACGGGCGTCATTGTGCCATCGAGATAGGCTTGTTTATCAAATTCAGGACACAGACCGCGAACCATTTCAATGTCTTCGCGCAATTTGGCGACTTCATTTTGCGTGAGCAATTCATCGAGCTTTGGATCATCAAGGCCAGAGCATTTAATGCCTTCTTTCAGGCTTTCACCTTTGGAGCGATCAAACAAAATGAGCTGATCATTCAGCAAATCATAGCAGCCTTTGAAATCGCGACCCATGCCGATGGGCCAGCTGGCGGGCGTAACATCGAGGGCAAGGCTTTGTTCGATTTCATCGAGCAAGTCGAACGGGTCCTGGCCATCGCGGTCCATCTTATTGATGAAGGTGATAATCGGCATATCGCGCAGGCGGCAGACTTCGAACAATTTGCGGGTCTGGGTTTCGATACCCTTGGCG
It contains:
- a CDS encoding cysteine desulfurase — protein: MNVSRNYRDDFPVLATQMNGKPLAFLDTAASAQKPQSVINAMNKVLETGYSNIHRGLYRISQDLTADFEAVRAKIARFIGAKSEKEIVFTRNATESINLVAQTWGRTHMKQGDEIILTEMEHHANIVPWQLLQKEIGFTIKVIPVRDDGALDLDAFETLLSEKTRLVSIVQISNAFGIINPINKIITLSKKFNPEIKVLIDGSQGIVHQKIDVKTLGADFYVFTGHKLYGPTGVGVLYGRYDVLETVPPYQGGGDMIERVSFDGTTFKEPPYRFEAGTPAIVEVIGLGAAIDYVQRVGYEHIIMHEAALRDYGHERLSEIDGLKLYGLNTEKTGIFSFTMDCAHPSDIGMILDQCGVAVRAGHHCCMPLMQRFGLDATVRASLGLYSNRQDIDQLLEGLYKVKELFV
- the sufD gene encoding Fe-S cluster assembly protein SufD, producing the protein MNFLELKNLPTPKDETWKYTNLGRTLPANLVLADKPQNIVIHKNRGQICEQPEDILFTAFENQHTQPRLKIVLEDGAQATMIERHNGEGAYWKNMVTEIELGQGAILHHIRIQNDAPKAVNTNMVSLKAARDAVYNGFALNSGAKLSRHEIHAIIEGENAEVSFNGVNLLNGEQHGDTTILIEHQAPNGRSNQFYRSLLDDKAHGVFQGKVHVHQIAQKTDGYQLSNALLLSPEAEMDTKPELEIYADDVKCSHGATTGQLDEEPLFYLRQRGLNEAQGRFLIIQAFVDEVVDKIVDKKIRSEILEVTQTWLHTALKI
- the sufC gene encoding Fe-S cluster assembly ATPase SufC; this encodes MLHIKDLHASIETDDGTVDILKGISLDVQAGQVHAIMGPNGSGKSTLSYVLAGREDYDVTGGTVELGGTDLLDLKPEERAAAGLFLAFQYPVEIPGVNMSSFLKTAINSIRKQRGEDELDALAMLKRIKSTCARLGISDDMMKRAVNVGFSGGEKKRNEVLQMAMLEPKFCVLDETDSGLDIDALKVVADGVNAMRSPDRGFLVITHYQRLLDYIQPDVVHVLAKGKIVKTGGPELAKELEDKGYAEFLDEAA
- the sufB gene encoding Fe-S cluster assembly protein SufB yields the protein MSISEKTIATVADMAGRYEAGFVTDIETDKAPKGLSEDIVRFISTKKGEPEWMLEWRLKAYCRWLEMPEPEWAKVEFSPIDYQDAYYYAAPKSTGDGPKSLDDVDPKLLETYEKLGIPLREQEILAGVQDRTPVAVDVVFDSVSVATTFKEKLKESGVIFCSISEAIKEHPELVKKYIGSVVPPGDNKHACLNSAVFTDGSFVYIPPGVRCPMELSTYFRINELNTGQFERTLIIADKGSYVSYLEGCTAPMRDENQLHAAVVELVAHDDAEIKYSTVQNWYPGDFKTGQGGVYNFVTKRALCEGRNSKVSWTQVETGSAITWKYPSCILKGDNSQGEFYSVAITNGRQQADTGTKMIHIGKNTKSRIVSKGISAGHSNSTYRGLVKILSKAEGARNFTQCDSLLIGDQCGAHTVPYIESRNKSANLEHEATTSKISEDQLFYCMQRGISEEEALALIVNGFAREVMQHLPMEFAVEAQKLVGISLEGSVG
- a CDS encoding SUF system Fe-S cluster assembly regulator; its protein translation is MIKISRLADYAVVTLAELAQQKTPVSAVVVAGQTRLPEPTVAKVLKLLAKAGLVQSIRGVNGGYQLKKPPAQIDVAQIVAAIEGPVSLTACVEGSTDICNYQKHCSVKGRWDDVHSTLRKALESVTLADMMARPKGCSQMEKRYKCP
- a CDS encoding peptide chain release factor 3, with the translated sequence MLENIIRNRRTFAIISHPDAGKTTLTEKLLLFGGAIELAGAVKAKGDRRRARSDWMKVEQERGISVASSVMTFVNNDITYNLLDTPGHEDFSEDTYRVLTAVDSAIMVLDCAKGIETQTRKLFEVCRLRDMPIITFINKMDRDGQDPFDLLDEIEQSLALDVTPASWPIGMGRDFKGCYDLLNDQLILFDRSKGESLKEGIKCSGLDDPKLDELLTQNEVAKLREDIEMVRGLCPEFDKQAYLDGTMTPVFFGSAVNNFGVRELLNGIGVFAPCPHEQKTRDRIVFPHEKKVSAFVFKIQANMDPKHRDRMAFARICSGKFKRGMKLKHVRSGKTQVIHSPQLFFAQDREMAEEAFPGDIIGLPNYGGLRIGDALTEGEDLVFTDIPSFAPELMQKARPEDPLKAKHLGKALEQLAEEGAARVFKPAIGSDWVVGVVGALQFEVLRDRIRTEYEIPVKFEQTELYTARWLSSADPQKLKKFVDSNQSAIANDHDGDPVFLARNTWHLGDAQEKNPDIEFKATK